A segment of the Maylandia zebra isolate NMK-2024a linkage group LG2, Mzebra_GT3a, whole genome shotgun sequence genome:
CACAGACTTACaacgacacatgtttacccacactgaggagagaccttatcaatgtgacctgtgtgagaagacttttaaatctccacgtcacctgagacgacaccaacagatccacaccagaaagagactctacaagtgcagctactgtgaggtatgtatttatattgttatcttgtcattttagcctgactgtttggaacaactctgctcattaaactgtgttagcatgttagcaattctactgcatggaaaagcagctctgagtgattattcagattttcctttcagttatgattttagtattactgtagtattatggtggtagtattgtagttattgcagcccagtaaactgagtgtgttaactgaaacagtcaaatgtagttggacgtctgcagagatgctctttatttcaggcgacgttcaggatacaaatgttgaaggactgacttacactgtctttgtgtctttgtttagaagcagagcgacacagatggatccagttctcaaccctgtcatcactgtggtggtgggaaagactttcattgtgacctctgtggaaaaactttcagtcggcaAGCTGCCCTTAAaacacatcaacgtagacacactggagacaaactgaaatactgcaaagaatgtgggagaagcttcaccacatcaCATCACTTAAaacgacatgaactgattcacagtggggttaaaaagcacctctgtgatcagtgtgggtcatccttcaccactgcatggaagcttaaatcacacaaacgagtccacacaggagagaaaccacacaagtgcagacactgtgagagaagcttctcacagtcacATAGTCGTAACCttcatgaacgtacacacatggaaggaaactacagctgtgaccagtgtgacaagagcttcaggaatctcagttcatactctgcacacaaacgatcccacgttactaataaactgtttcactgttaccaatgtgcccaaacattcacctcattgtctgctctgtgcaaacatcagcgcgatcactcagggctgaaatcactcccatcactggatcacagtgaatctgaagacacagaaagatcctctggtttctgtgtcagactcaaaaagcttgagatcaggctccacagagttcagatagaatctcCTGTAAAAATCTGATGAGGCAGCTGTGAATCAAACTCTTCCCCTAGTTCCATTTTAAGCTTTCAAAACTGTCCTACTGTAGTGTTCATGTCAAGTGGTTAGCTTTGTTTTCATCAGTTGGTTGAAAAGTTTCAACattataaagtttattattataaagtttttgttttaatgtattttgat
Coding sequences within it:
- the LOC112432711 gene encoding uncharacterized protein LOC112432711 isoform X1; translation: MSSTQKDQHGARSQRSQEADKPHRRKGEKKHTCDECGKGFTVRASLKQHQVIHTGERPFSCDLCGKSFSLKGSLKTHQLIHSGVKAYSCDQCGRAFTQSSHLQSHLVTHSGIKPYSCDQCGRAFTHSSHLQRHLVTHSGIKAYSCDICGKTFSQRGSRNTHLRIHNRHDVYCCEQCGKEFITHTDLQRHMFTHTEERPYQCDLCEKTFKSPRHLRRHQQIHTRKRLYKCSYCEKQSDTDGSSSQPCHHCGGGKDFHCDLCGKTFSRQAALKTHQRRHTGDKLKYCKECGRSFTTSHHLKRHELIHSGVKKHLCDQCGSSFTTAWKLKSHKRVHTGEKPHKCRHCERSFSQSHSRNLHERTHMEGNYSCDQCDKSFRNLSSYSAHKRSHVTNKLFHCYQCAQTFTSLSALCKHQRDHSGLKSLPSLDHSESEDTERSSGFCVRLKKLEIRLHRVQIESPVKI